A single window of Hyphomicrobiales bacterium DNA harbors:
- a CDS encoding hypothetical protein (Evidence 5 : Unknown function), with product MSNTTDFESRDVEATVIDLEFTRRRAREMGLRLSEEDLTEITAGINGLQPFLQRIRKGLVMGQRPPLAPGSKS from the coding sequence ATGAGTAACACCACTGATTTCGAGTCCAGGGACGTTGAAGCGACGGTTATCGATCTAGAATTCACCCGCCGTCGAGCGCGAGAGATGGGTCTGCGCTTGTCGGAAGAAGATCTGACCGAGATCACCGCAGGTATCAATGGACTACAACCTTTTCTGCAGAGGATCAGAAAGGGATTGGTTATGGGACAGCGTCCGCCGTTAGCGCCAGGATCGAAATCATGA
- a CDS encoding Indole-3-acetamide hydrolase — translation MTDELAWLGIAEGSALLQRNGLSSVEWTEALLARIEKYDDRLCSSLTVMTEEALLQARQADEERAQGRVRGPLHGVPIGVKDVVQIAGFPTSAHSAVLADNVSQADAELVVRFRDAGAVFLSKHAQYEFSYGGPSFDLPWPPARNPWSLDRIPGGSSSGSGAAVAAGFCAGAIGTDAGGSIRQPSAYCGITGLKPTAGLLPRDGIIPLSFSLGEPGPMARSALDCSLLLDVMTGCREASQPDIDLARVRIGVLSDVFNGAVWVDPQVITALRAALAVFSDAGASVANIESPDLRDLDACGRIILLTEGYANHEKLLLEDPYRYGKIGRHRLIIGAFLSAADYVQAIRKKAILAAEMDKLFDEVDVLITAGEVSGAPRFSDASASFGFTGEPSLRMPFTVSGGPSLVVPCGFDRDGLPLSMQIAGRVGTDRLVLGVAVAFQKLTSWHVERPSEFN, via the coding sequence ATGACGGACGAGTTGGCATGGCTTGGAATTGCCGAAGGAAGCGCTCTCCTTCAAAGGAATGGTCTGAGTTCGGTCGAGTGGACAGAAGCGCTTCTAGCGCGCATCGAAAAGTACGATGATCGTCTTTGCTCGTCTTTGACGGTCATGACAGAGGAGGCATTGCTTCAGGCTCGGCAGGCTGACGAAGAGAGGGCGCAAGGCAGAGTGCGCGGCCCTTTGCATGGCGTTCCCATCGGGGTCAAGGATGTTGTTCAGATCGCCGGGTTCCCGACCAGCGCACATTCGGCGGTTCTGGCCGACAATGTATCGCAGGCCGACGCGGAACTTGTGGTTCGGTTTCGTGACGCGGGCGCGGTTTTCCTTTCCAAGCATGCTCAGTATGAATTTTCATACGGTGGCCCGTCATTCGACTTACCGTGGCCGCCGGCACGAAACCCTTGGTCGCTTGATCGTATTCCGGGCGGATCGAGCAGTGGTAGCGGGGCTGCTGTTGCCGCCGGTTTTTGCGCTGGTGCCATTGGTACAGATGCCGGCGGTTCGATACGTCAGCCGTCGGCCTATTGCGGTATAACCGGGCTGAAGCCTACAGCCGGCCTTCTGCCACGAGACGGTATTATTCCTCTTTCGTTTTCCCTCGGCGAACCAGGGCCGATGGCTAGAAGCGCACTAGATTGCTCCTTGCTGCTCGACGTAATGACAGGCTGCAGGGAGGCCTCTCAACCCGATATTGATTTGGCCAGAGTGAGGATTGGTGTCCTATCAGACGTTTTTAATGGAGCAGTGTGGGTTGATCCTCAAGTAATCACCGCGCTTCGGGCAGCGTTGGCCGTGTTTTCGGACGCCGGTGCGAGTGTCGCGAATATTGAATCACCGGACCTTCGCGATCTCGACGCCTGCGGCCGCATCATCCTCCTCACTGAAGGCTACGCAAATCACGAGAAGCTTTTGCTGGAAGATCCCTATCGCTACGGCAAAATCGGACGCCACAGGTTGATAATAGGCGCGTTTTTGTCTGCAGCCGATTATGTGCAGGCGATCCGAAAGAAGGCAATTCTTGCGGCTGAGATGGATAAATTATTCGATGAAGTCGATGTCCTGATTACGGCAGGTGAAGTCTCTGGCGCGCCGAGATTCTCAGATGCTTCGGCAAGCTTCGGATTTACGGGAGAACCGTCTCTCCGGATGCCCTTCACGGTTTCCGGCGGCCCATCTCTTGTCGTCCCTTGTGGCTTTGATCGAGACGGCTTGCCACTATCGATGCAGATTGCGGGCCGTGTTGGAACGGATCGACTTGTTCTCGGTGTAGCAGTTGCGTTCCAGAAGCTGACATCCTGGCATGTAGAGCGCCCCTCGGAATTTAACTAA
- a CDS encoding hypothetical protein (Evidence 5 : Unknown function): MGFVSRLRLALKSSPFGRVAALNPSPGLAFVSHEASPSHLPYDESDPRRGLGVRVSVAQAARDLNVHEKVLSILGEEFAVKPVQKLPSENRRHACVAHGPIPLSVGQRPWQRHLGSTSKSRGG; the protein is encoded by the coding sequence ATGGGTTTCGTTTCCAGGTTGAGATTGGCACTAAAGAGCAGCCCCTTTGGAAGAGTAGCGGCCCTGAATCCCAGCCCGGGTCTGGCATTTGTCTCTCACGAGGCAAGTCCATCGCATCTCCCCTATGATGAAAGTGATCCGCGACGTGGGCTCGGCGTAAGGGTGAGTGTCGCGCAGGCGGCGCGGGACCTCAATGTCCACGAGAAAGTACTGAGCATTTTGGGAGAGGAGTTTGCCGTCAAGCCCGTTCAAAAGCTCCCGTCAGAGAACCGCCGCCATGCTTGCGTGGCTCACGGCCCCATTCCGCTCTCGGTGGGACAACGCCCTTGGCAACGACACCTAGGTAGTACATCCAAGAGCCGTGGTGGTTGA
- a CDS encoding Threonine/homoserine efflux transporter RhtA — MAAEACFAISGGVSKHLTGALPPLQIAWIRFVVFAAVVMGVIVWRRDWSALKSQCLGMQVVRCLGIVGATIFFILSLKRLPLAETSALFFVSPLLIVLAARIALNEAMNTARYIAVGAGFAGALLVIQPGSHGLGLDALLPLLAAVSWAAAIIATRWTGSRERPLTGVLYAALVGLAVTTAFLPIAWEPLNTPQLIFGVATGVAAAAGQWFIVLAYQRASASSLAPLNYVQLIWSALVGYVFFASVPDNWAIVGAVVIVLSGFFAIREGKSFTDIDRRK, encoded by the coding sequence ATGGCAGCTGAGGCTTGTTTCGCGATTTCAGGCGGCGTCTCCAAGCATCTTACTGGCGCGCTGCCCCCCCTGCAGATAGCCTGGATCCGCTTCGTTGTTTTTGCGGCGGTCGTCATGGGCGTCATTGTGTGGCGACGCGATTGGTCAGCCCTCAAATCGCAATGCCTTGGCATGCAAGTCGTACGCTGCCTGGGTATTGTCGGCGCGACAATCTTTTTCATTCTCTCCCTGAAACGATTGCCGCTGGCGGAGACATCGGCCCTTTTCTTCGTCTCACCGCTCCTCATTGTCCTCGCCGCGCGGATCGCCCTTAATGAAGCGATGAATACCGCGCGCTATATCGCGGTCGGAGCTGGTTTTGCAGGTGCGCTGCTGGTCATCCAACCAGGCTCCCATGGGCTCGGCCTGGATGCCCTCCTCCCCCTCTTGGCAGCGGTCTCGTGGGCTGCCGCGATCATTGCAACGCGCTGGACCGGCAGCCGCGAGCGCCCGTTGACTGGCGTGCTGTATGCTGCCTTGGTCGGCTTGGCAGTGACGACCGCTTTCCTGCCGATCGCCTGGGAGCCGCTGAACACGCCACAACTGATATTCGGCGTCGCAACGGGAGTCGCCGCCGCCGCGGGGCAATGGTTCATCGTCCTCGCTTACCAGCGCGCCAGCGCCTCGTCACTTGCGCCGCTCAACTACGTGCAGTTGATATGGTCGGCGCTGGTCGGCTACGTGTTCTTCGCCAGCGTGCCTGACAATTGGGCTATCGTCGGCGCTGTCGTGATCGTCCTCAGCGGCTTTTTTGCTATCCGCGAGGGAAAGAGCTTCACCGACATCGATCGCCGAAAGTAG
- a CDS encoding hypothetical protein (Evidence 5 : Unknown function), with amino-acid sequence MDASEFYDPSKVAIVPMGFCFPGQARGNDLPPRRECAEIWRTKLFASLPLLELLLVIGGYAQRWHLGPAAASKGVDETVRRWREFYLADPSLRRFPLPHPSWHNNRWLNQNPWFEADALPPLRADIRNVLS; translated from the coding sequence ATGGACGCAAGCGAGTTCTACGATCCATCCAAAGTCGCGATTGTTCCGATGGGCTTCTGCTTTCCGGGGCAAGCTAGAGGCAATGACCTCCCACCGCGCCGGGAATGCGCGGAAATATGGCGGACGAAGCTATTCGCGAGCCTGCCGCTTTTGGAACTGCTTCTCGTTATCGGCGGCTATGCCCAGAGATGGCATTTGGGCCCGGCCGCCGCTAGCAAAGGCGTCGATGAGACGGTCCGACGGTGGCGCGAGTTCTATCTCGCGGATCCTTCCCTACGCCGGTTTCCGCTGCCGCATCCATCATGGCACAATAATAGATGGCTCAATCAGAATCCATGGTTTGAAGCCGATGCGCTTCCGCCGTTGAGGGCAGATATCCGCAACGTGCTCTCATGA
- a CDS encoding hypothetical protein (Evidence 5 : Unknown function) — MRAVSETWIMGRGSWSNGFPYRGRSRQTLQVRMAFTQAVNDSSSLVVAVLGLEEVFLARMSRHCICRRCGRSSSI; from the coding sequence ATGCGGGCGGTTTCCGAAACCTGGATAATGGGCCGCGGTTCGTGGTCCAATGGCTTTCCATACCGGGGCCGGTCACGACAGACCCTGCAGGTACGGATGGCGTTTACACAGGCCGTGAACGACTCGAGTTCTCTAGTCGTCGCTGTATTGGGGCTAGAGGAAGTCTTCCTTGCTCGCATGTCACGTCATTGCATCTGCCGCAGATGCGGTCGGAGTTCAAGCATCTGA
- a CDS encoding conserved hypothetical protein (Evidence 4 : Unknown function but conserved in other organisms) yields the protein MDIRKIPRSKSNPQFNEDTLPEALAAFQISYEHLAALGGLRGKIRYVAPEVNGLWTNESFHNYADYALAGPFQEGLRQLREEGHRGRCVIMCSEAVWWRCHRRIVSDYLIARGESVFHIMGKERLEPASLTPGAIIQPDGTVVYPQVQHSDA from the coding sequence GTGGACATCAGAAAGATCCCGCGGTCGAAATCCAATCCGCAATTCAACGAGGATACGTTGCCAGAGGCACTGGCGGCCTTCCAGATTTCCTATGAGCACCTCGCCGCACTCGGCGGGCTGCGCGGAAAAATCCGCTACGTTGCGCCGGAGGTCAATGGTCTCTGGACCAACGAGAGCTTTCACAACTATGCCGACTATGCGCTCGCAGGCCCGTTCCAGGAGGGCCTTCGGCAACTGCGCGAAGAAGGGCATCGCGGACGCTGCGTTATCATGTGTTCAGAAGCTGTCTGGTGGCGATGTCACCGCCGTATCGTCTCGGACTATCTCATTGCCCGTGGAGAAAGTGTATTCCATATCATGGGGAAAGAGCGTTTGGAGCCGGCCAGCCTGACACCTGGTGCCATCATCCAACCCGACGGAACAGTTGTTTACCCCCAGGTGCAACATTCAGATGCTTGA
- a CDS encoding Hva1_TUDOR domain-containing protein, with product MTRKFKVGDHVRWNSEAGLVTGTIIAIHTRDFDYKGHTHRASADEPQYEIRSDKTDHIAAHKGGALEHA from the coding sequence GTGACTCGGAAGTTCAAGGTCGGTGATCATGTGCGCTGGAACTCAGAGGCGGGCTTGGTGACGGGAACCATCATAGCTATTCACACCCGTGATTTCGACTACAAAGGCCACACACATCGTGCGTCTGCAGACGAACCACAGTACGAGATAAGAAGCGATAAGACCGACCATATTGCTGCTCACAAGGGCGGCGCCCTCGAGCACGCGTGA
- a CDS encoding hypothetical protein (Evidence 5 : Unknown function), whose amino-acid sequence MLAACNPTGSVVGFVHNGAKPGLVPLYLTATAITEVGPASAQTVASVFADGPIARVTLDGQPVICINVNGDATFSVTSDFVLTGLGAATFTDFVLA is encoded by the coding sequence ATGCTGGCGGCATGCAACCCGACCGGCAGCGTGGTCGGCTTCGTTCACAACGGCGCCAAGCCCGGCCTCGTGCCGCTTTATCTCACCGCCACGGCGATCACCGAAGTCGGCCCCGCCTCAGCCCAGACGGTCGCCAGCGTCTTCGCCGACGGCCCGATCGCCCGCGTCACCCTCGACGGCCAGCCGGTCATTTGCATCAATGTCAACGGCGACGCCACCTTCTCCGTCACATCAGACTTCGTCCTCACCGGGCTTGGCGCTGCCACCTTCACGGATTTCGTGCTGGCGTAA
- a CDS encoding conserved hypothetical protein (Evidence 4 : Unknown function but conserved in other organisms) gives MTRWMARLARTAVSDDWDSYLDDNGGKPASVQLDLGIARSTPVTGYDSVAWLRVAMRMPTLDGLSSNKEFQDIKQIGDAAVAAVEDDGAAIFVGRVTTGGQRMFYFYAMDVEHVSRAATQVMQQFPAYQFAVGGKSDPQWNTYWRVLYPSAAAQQRMSNRDVLRALAERGDDHDTPRIIEHFAYFKTAAGRQAFISAVEKQGFAVRLGDPNPQGEFPLLFSREDKPAAIDSITDGLVPLIDENQGVYDGWGCEVVK, from the coding sequence ATGACACGGTGGATGGCGCGGCTTGCGAGAACCGCAGTGAGTGACGACTGGGATTCTTACCTCGACGACAACGGAGGGAAGCCGGCGTCGGTGCAGCTCGACCTTGGCATCGCCCGGTCCACCCCCGTGACGGGATACGACAGCGTTGCCTGGCTACGGGTTGCGATGCGGATGCCGACGCTGGACGGCCTGTCGAGCAACAAGGAATTCCAGGATATCAAGCAGATTGGCGACGCCGCCGTGGCGGCGGTCGAGGACGACGGGGCCGCGATTTTCGTCGGCCGTGTCACCACCGGGGGGCAAAGGATGTTCTATTTCTACGCCATGGATGTGGAGCATGTGTCACGCGCGGCGACGCAGGTGATGCAACAGTTCCCCGCATACCAATTCGCGGTGGGCGGAAAGAGTGATCCCCAATGGAATACATACTGGCGCGTGCTCTACCCCTCGGCTGCCGCTCAGCAGCGCATGAGCAATCGCGACGTCCTGCGGGCCTTGGCGGAACGCGGAGACGACCACGACACGCCCCGGATCATCGAGCATTTCGCCTATTTCAAAACCGCCGCGGGACGACAAGCCTTCATCAGCGCGGTGGAGAAGCAGGGATTTGCTGTCAGACTCGGCGATCCGAACCCTCAGGGCGAGTTTCCGCTTCTTTTCAGCCGGGAGGACAAGCCGGCAGCCATCGACAGCATCACCGATGGATTGGTTCCCCTTATCGATGAGAACCAGGGCGTCTATGACGGCTGGGGCTGTGAGGTCGTTAAATAG
- a CDS encoding hypothetical protein (Evidence 5 : Unknown function) has translation MSAERVKEAEARCARQREFIGELRASNLPTAMAEAILGPYARSCYKPSPSENRLS, from the coding sequence GTGTCTGCGGAGCGCGTCAAAGAAGCTGAGGCGCGTTGCGCACGGCAGCGCGAGTTCATCGGGGAATTGCGCGCCAGCAATCTGCCCACCGCGATGGCCGAAGCCATTTTGGGCCCGTATGCGCGAAGCTGTTACAAGCCAAGCCCTTCAGAAAACCGCCTGAGCTAA
- the dadA gene encoding D-amino acid dehydrogenase 3, whose amino-acid sequence MSTSDISRVAVIGAGITGITTAYNLAKRGCQVTVFDRQPYAAMETSFANGGQLSASNAEVWNSWATVLKGIKWMFTPGAPLLVNPKPSWHKLSWMGEFVASIPKYEENTLTTARLAIEARAHLMRMAREENIAFDCEERGILHFYHSKTEFEAAAKVSALLARGGLERRAITPGEIRAIEPSLKGDFYGGFYTSSDFTGDIHKFTIGLARACERMGVAMRLASEVRSVERRSESEIRVNWTSSEREERADVASEAFDRIVVCGGVMSRSLAANLGDRVNVYPVKGYSITIHLSEEADQAAAPWTSLLDDRAKIVTSRLGPNRFRVAGTAEFNGYNKDIRLNRIEPLVQWCRKHFPGMSTRQAVPWAGLRPMMPDMLPRVMRGRDPRVFYNTGHGHLGWTLSAATAEAVAALVAARSNER is encoded by the coding sequence ATGAGCACATCGGATATTTCACGCGTTGCCGTTATCGGCGCAGGCATTACCGGCATCACGACCGCCTACAACCTCGCCAAGCGCGGCTGCCAGGTCACGGTCTTCGACCGCCAGCCCTACGCGGCGATGGAAACCTCATTCGCCAATGGTGGCCAGCTCTCTGCCTCGAACGCCGAGGTCTGGAACAGTTGGGCGACGGTCTTGAAGGGCATCAAATGGATGTTTACGCCGGGCGCCCCGCTGCTCGTCAATCCCAAGCCTTCCTGGCACAAGCTGTCATGGATGGGCGAGTTCGTGGCCTCGATCCCCAAATACGAAGAAAACACGCTGACGACTGCCCGACTGGCGATCGAGGCCCGTGCCCATCTGATGCGCATGGCTCGCGAGGAGAACATCGCGTTCGACTGCGAGGAACGCGGCATCCTCCATTTCTACCACAGCAAGACGGAGTTCGAGGCGGCCGCGAAAGTCTCAGCGCTCCTGGCAAGGGGCGGGCTGGAGCGCCGCGCTATCACTCCGGGCGAGATCCGCGCGATTGAGCCCTCTCTAAAGGGTGACTTCTATGGCGGCTTTTACACGTCGTCGGATTTCACCGGCGACATCCACAAATTCACGATCGGCCTCGCCCGCGCCTGTGAGCGAATGGGCGTGGCAATGCGGCTGGCGAGCGAGGTTCGGTCGGTCGAGCGTCGCTCTGAGAGCGAGATACGGGTGAACTGGACGTCGAGCGAAAGAGAAGAGCGCGCCGATGTCGCGAGCGAGGCCTTCGACCGTATCGTTGTCTGCGGCGGCGTCATGTCCCGCAGCTTGGCCGCGAACCTTGGCGATCGCGTCAACGTCTACCCGGTAAAGGGATACTCCATCACGATTCATCTGTCGGAAGAGGCGGACCAGGCAGCAGCTCCGTGGACGAGTCTCCTCGACGACCGGGCCAAGATCGTAACCAGCCGGTTGGGACCGAACCGCTTCCGCGTCGCCGGAACGGCCGAGTTCAACGGATACAACAAGGATATTCGGCTCAACCGGATAGAGCCGCTGGTGCAATGGTGCCGGAAACATTTTCCCGGGATGAGCACCCGTCAAGCCGTACCGTGGGCGGGTTTGCGCCCGATGATGCCTGACATGCTGCCGCGCGTGATGCGTGGCCGGGATCCGCGCGTCTTCTACAACACGGGGCACGGCCATCTCGGCTGGACCTTGTCGGCAGCGACGGCAGAAGCTGTGGCTGCACTAGTCGCCGCCCGGTCTAACGAGAGATAG
- a CDS encoding hypothetical protein (Evidence 5 : Unknown function), which translates to MGAPRNCEALTEQRRNRLAANKDRWIRTVWREAAPPRGSGHRRRNLARRNICGQAPMPRHRTN; encoded by the coding sequence GTGGGAGCTCCCCGCAACTGCGAGGCACTGACGGAGCAACGTCGCAACAGACTTGCAGCCAACAAGGACCGCTGGATCAGAACTGTCTGGAGAGAAGCGGCGCCCCCACGAGGGTCCGGCCACCGAAGGAGAAATCTCGCTCGTCGGAACATCTGCGGCCAGGCGCCGATGCCTCGACACCGCACCAACTAG
- the kbl gene encoding 2-amino-3-ketobutyrate CoA ligase codes for MGLQPFFRRLRSALDDARRDGLHKDEIILGSPQQARVDVFASEGEPSTLINMCSNNYLGLANSPELVAAARESLLADGFGMASVRFICGSHSLHKQLERRISQFLQTEDTILFSSCFDANAGVFEALLDEEDVIISDALNHASIIDGIRLCKAQRLRYRNNDVEDLERALKDAAGARTILIATDGVFSMDGIVADLGNICDLAQRYDALVLVDDSHAVGFIGPGGRGTPALFGVQGKVQIVTGTLGKALGGASGGYVSGRSEIIEWLRQRARPYLFSNALMPAICAASLAALDLAEAGDQLRKDLTHQAAHLRNGLSRLGLKLGGNSHPIVPALCGKPQLATKLTRHLRCNGVLAVPFSFPVVPRGQARVRMQVSASHSVADIDRVLTAIEQFPDLERLRNIV; via the coding sequence ATGGGTCTCCAGCCATTTTTCAGGAGGCTGAGATCGGCCCTTGATGACGCCAGGCGCGATGGGCTGCACAAGGATGAGATCATTCTTGGCTCGCCCCAGCAGGCTCGGGTCGATGTCTTCGCAAGCGAGGGGGAGCCGTCGACGCTGATCAATATGTGCTCGAACAACTATCTGGGACTGGCCAACAGCCCGGAACTGGTTGCCGCCGCACGGGAAAGCTTGCTGGCCGATGGTTTCGGCATGGCATCCGTTCGCTTTATCTGCGGATCTCATTCGCTCCACAAGCAGCTTGAGCGACGGATCTCGCAGTTTCTGCAGACCGAAGATACGATCCTGTTCAGCTCGTGTTTCGACGCGAATGCCGGCGTGTTCGAGGCTCTGCTTGATGAAGAAGACGTTATCATCAGCGATGCACTCAATCATGCCAGCATCATCGATGGAATTCGGCTGTGCAAAGCCCAGAGGCTGCGTTACCGAAACAATGACGTCGAGGATCTGGAGCGGGCTCTCAAGGACGCCGCCGGAGCTCGAACGATACTGATCGCGACTGACGGCGTCTTTTCCATGGACGGAATTGTCGCGGATCTCGGCAATATCTGCGACCTGGCCCAGCGCTACGATGCGTTGGTGCTTGTCGATGACTCCCACGCCGTCGGCTTCATTGGGCCGGGAGGAAGGGGCACACCCGCTTTGTTCGGTGTTCAGGGCAAGGTTCAGATTGTGACCGGGACGCTTGGCAAAGCCCTCGGGGGGGCGTCAGGCGGCTACGTCAGCGGACGCAGCGAAATCATCGAGTGGCTGAGGCAAAGGGCTCGCCCCTATCTGTTCTCGAATGCGCTCATGCCTGCGATTTGCGCCGCATCGCTTGCCGCTCTCGATCTGGCGGAAGCTGGAGACCAACTTAGAAAAGATCTCACACATCAGGCCGCTCACCTTCGAAACGGGCTGTCGCGGCTGGGATTAAAGCTGGGCGGAAATAGCCATCCCATTGTCCCTGCGCTCTGCGGTAAGCCGCAGTTGGCAACCAAATTGACCAGGCATCTTCGGTGCAATGGGGTCCTTGCGGTTCCGTTCTCCTTTCCCGTGGTCCCGAGAGGGCAGGCACGCGTCAGAATGCAGGTCAGTGCTTCACACAGCGTGGCGGACATCGACCGGGTGCTCACCGCCATCGAGCAATTTCCCGATCTGGAGAGACTGAGGAACATCGTGTAG
- a CDS encoding Branched-chain amino acid aminotransferase has translation MQHNAAAVGARSWPTIAKVVPDTRSYPSGIAHVDGAYTTISEAKISVLDWGFLHSDATYDTAHVWNGRFFRLDLHLERFFGGLEKLRMSIPYTREQVAEIMHTCVGLSGHRAAYVEVICTRGSSPTFSRDPRDSVNRFMVFAVPFGSVANTEQLRRGLRVAVSDIVRIPPKSVDPSIKNYHWLDLVRGLYDAYEQGAETALVRDTDGNIAEGPGFNVFVVKGGRLTTPAFGVLPGITRQTVFDICGLLGYEQAAAAVPLDGLLGADEVFITSTAGGVMPVTCVNGQPVGNGNIGVVTQEIMKVYWERHAHPDWSSAVEYPGA, from the coding sequence ATGCAACATAACGCGGCGGCAGTCGGTGCGCGCTCATGGCCCACTATCGCGAAGGTCGTCCCCGATACGCGGAGCTATCCTTCCGGCATTGCGCATGTCGACGGCGCCTACACAACAATCTCCGAGGCAAAAATTTCGGTTCTCGATTGGGGCTTCCTTCATTCGGACGCGACCTACGACACCGCCCATGTTTGGAACGGCCGGTTCTTCCGCCTCGATCTGCATCTCGAACGCTTCTTTGGAGGTCTTGAGAAGCTTAGGATGTCAATTCCCTATACACGGGAACAGGTGGCGGAGATCATGCACACATGCGTTGGCTTATCCGGTCATCGGGCGGCCTATGTGGAGGTGATCTGCACGCGTGGATCGTCTCCAACCTTTAGCCGAGACCCACGCGACTCGGTCAACCGCTTCATGGTGTTCGCGGTCCCGTTCGGTTCGGTTGCCAACACGGAGCAACTTCGGCGCGGCCTGCGTGTCGCGGTCAGCGATATCGTCCGTATCCCCCCGAAATCAGTGGACCCCTCGATCAAGAACTACCACTGGCTCGACCTGGTCCGCGGTCTTTACGACGCCTACGAGCAGGGTGCTGAAACAGCGCTTGTTCGCGACACGGACGGCAATATCGCCGAGGGGCCGGGCTTTAATGTCTTCGTTGTCAAGGGAGGTCGGCTGACAACGCCCGCGTTCGGCGTTCTGCCCGGTATCACGCGCCAGACCGTTTTCGATATCTGCGGCCTGCTCGGCTACGAACAAGCGGCCGCGGCCGTGCCCCTCGATGGCCTGCTCGGCGCCGATGAGGTGTTCATCACGTCCACAGCAGGCGGCGTCATGCCTGTCACCTGCGTCAACGGTCAGCCTGTCGGAAACGGCAACATCGGCGTCGTCACGCAGGAGATCATGAAGGTCTATTGGGAGCGTCATGCGCACCCCGACTGGTCTTCCGCCGTCGAATACCCGGGCGCTTGA
- a CDS encoding Uncharacterized HTH-type transcriptional regulator y4tD, translated as MSEQLDDLDRRILRALQENNRLSFAELAEKVASSAASCMRRVNRLRSAGVILADISLINPKSVGKTLTVIVNVELDRERLDLVEEFKRAMRAAPEVNQCYMVTGAADFVLMVTVEDVEAFDAFVKQRLYTNVNVRKFQSMITLDRVKFEPRIKI; from the coding sequence ATGAGCGAACAACTCGACGATTTGGACCGCCGGATCCTGAGGGCGCTGCAGGAAAACAACAGGCTGTCCTTTGCGGAACTCGCCGAAAAAGTGGCGTCTTCCGCCGCTTCATGCATGCGCCGGGTCAACCGCTTGCGGTCGGCCGGCGTCATTCTGGCCGACATATCGCTGATCAACCCGAAATCCGTCGGCAAGACCCTGACCGTCATCGTGAATGTCGAGCTCGATCGAGAGCGGTTGGATCTCGTGGAGGAGTTCAAGCGTGCGATGCGCGCGGCTCCTGAGGTCAACCAATGCTACATGGTCACCGGCGCGGCGGATTTCGTGCTGATGGTTACGGTGGAAGATGTCGAGGCGTTCGATGCGTTTGTGAAGCAGCGGCTTTACACCAACGTCAACGTCAGGAAATTCCAGAGCATGATCACGCTGGATCGCGTGAAGTTCGAGCCCCGCATCAAGATCTGA